Genomic segment of Erythrobacter sp. BLCC-B19:
CGCTGTGTTGTCGGCCCCCACCACGAAGACGCTCGCCTCGCCCCGCGCATTGCGGGCGAGGGCGGCTTGCGGCACGCGGATCGCGTTGCGGTTGATCGCCTGATCGAAGCGCGCCCGCACGAACATTCCGGGCAGCAGCAGGCCATCGGGGTTGGGGAAGCGCGCGCGCAGCGTCACAGTGCCGGTCGATGCGTTGACCATCACCTCGGAGAACTGCACCTGCCCGCGCGGGCCATATTCGCTGCCGTCTTCCAGCACGAGGCTGACACTCGCGCTTGCCGGCACCGCGCCGCCCTGCGCCAGCGCGCGGCGCAGGCTGAGCAGGTCGGCGCTCGATTGCTGGATGTCGACAAACACCGGATCGACGCCCTGGATCACCGCCAGGGGCTCGGCCTGATTGCCGGTGACAAGCGCGCCGACGGTGAACAGCGAGCGGCCGATGCGCCCGCTGATGGGCGCGGGCACGCGGGTGAACTGGAGGTTGACCTGCGCCGTCTGCAACTGCGCGCGCGCCTGCCTGACAGCGGCTGCCGCCTGCCGCGCGGCCGCTTCGGCATCGGTGTACTCCTGCTGCGAAACCGCCTGCGCCTCGGCCAGCGGCTTCAACCGCTCGGCCCTGATCCGTGTCGCATCGGCATTGGCGCGCGCGCTGGCCAGATTGGCCTCAGCCTCGCCGGCCGCAGCCCGGTAGAGCCGCGTGTCGATTTCATACAGCGTCTCGCCCGCCCGCACGAGAGCGCCCTCAGTGAAGAACCGGCGGCGGATCAGGCCAGTGACCTGCGGGCGGACTTCGGACATTTCGAAAGCGGCAATCCGCCCGGCCAGTTCGACCGCAACCGGCACGTCGCTCGTCTGCATGACGACATAGCCGACTTCCGGCGGGCCTTTCTGCCGCGGATCCTGGGCAGCCTCGCCCGAGCAACTGGCCAGCGCAAGGGCTGCCAGACCTGACAGCGCGAAACGGGTCATGTTTGTCATTTTCACCGGGAGAGGAAACAGAATCGCGGGTTCTCGCTGATATTTATCGGGTATGCACAGGTAAGCAGATACGCAGACAACGCAGGGCGGGCCTAGGCGGTTTCCCTCGGATCGCCCCATAATTGGCTCGCACTATCGAGCGCTCCGCCCCGCCAGCGGCGCTCGGCGAACCACAACGCGGCGGTGAGGGCGAGCCAGCCGAGCAGCCACGGCCAGCCCGGCCCGCGCCGCTCGGGTGCGGGCTGCGCGGCGGGGCTGGCTTGCGCAGCTGCCCAGCGCGCCGTCGCCTCGCCGGTTTCGCGCGCGCGGATCGCCGCGAAGGCATTGTGCGGCATGACAAGGAAGGCGAACCGCTGCGCGCCATCCTCGCCGGGCTGGACGAGCGTGTACTCTCCCTCCGCCTCGGGCCATGCCGCAGCGCAGCCGCGCGGCCCGGCGGCAGGGTCGATGGCAAGCGCGACCTCGGCCCCGCCGGGGTTAATAAGGCGCGGCGATCCGGCCAGCCCGCAAATGGCGATCCTTTCCCCCGCCGCGATCAGTGGCACCAGCGAGGGGCGGAACGTCCCCTCGGGCCGGGCAACCGCGCTCAGTGCGGCGCTCCACCATTGTTCGTAGCGGTCAGCCTGCCCTGCCAGCACCAGGGTAAAACTGTCCGCCACCGTCCAGAGCAGCACACGCCCCTGCCCGCGCTGCTGCCATCCCGCCAGCACCGCGCCTTCGGCATCGGCGACAACCGGCACAAAGGTGGCCCCGGTGCGCACCAAGAAGCGGGTAAGCTCGGGCGCCGGGTCTTCGAAGGTGTTGAGGCCTTCGGGAACATCCGCGCTGCCGGGGCCGCGGCGGAAGGCCAGCGCCTCAGCCTCGGCGGCGAGCGGGGGGAGGGCGACGGTCGCAACCTCGCTGCCGCCTTCGGCCACCAACCCGAGCGCGCGCCAGTTCTGGCGGGTTGCGGCTGAGGCAGGAGCGCTCATGCGCACCACCACGCCCAGCCCGCCATTCACCGCCTGCGCCAGCGCCGCCCTTCCGCCGCCGCCGATGGCTGCGAGCGCGGCATCGTCGATCATCACCACATCTGCCTCGCGCAGGGCGGCAGGGTCGATCCGCGCGCCGCCGCCGCCCAGATCGACCCCCGCGCCTGCATCGAGGCGGCTGGCAAGGTCGAACCCGGCATCTTCGGCCCAGCGGCGCAGATACTTGGCCTCGGGCGAGGGTGCGCCGATCAGCAGCACCCGCAAGGGTTGGGGCGCGGCAAGGGTGCGCAGCGGGACAGGGGTGTCGGAGACGATCGCCTTGTCGTTCCCGCGCAAGCGAAGCGTAAAGGTCGCAAGGCCCGGCGCGCGCGCCGTGCTGCCGAGCGTGAACGCGCCGTCCGGCCCGATGTCCCGCTGATCGACCAGACGCCCTGCCGGGTCGAGCAGTTCGGCCGTCCCGCCCGCCAGCCCCTCGGCCTCGCCGCCCAGCGCGAAGACTGCGCCGGCCGGGGTATCGGCGGGCGGATCGAGCCGGATCAGCCCGCGCGGGCTTGGCAAGGGGGTGAAGGCGACAGGCAGGCTCGCGCCGGCTTCCAGGTCGCGCGCGGGCAACCCGCGCCCGAGGATCCGCAGGCGCTGCACCTGCCCGTGACGACGCAGCGCGGTGGCGAGATCGGGCACGCGCTCGGCCCCTGCCAGCACCGGGGCTTCGGGCAGGGCGACCAGCCGCTCGCCCGGCGCGGCGCGGGTGCCCGGCGGGGTCTCGGCGGTTGCGACCACCAGCGTCTCGCCGCCGACCGGCAGCAGCGGGGGGAACAGCGTCAGAAAGAGCAGCGCGCCGCTCGCCAGCGACAGCAGCGCCAGCACGCCACCCCGCCAGTCTCGCCGCGCCAGCAGCAGCCGCCCCGCCGCCGCCAGCGCGCCCGCGCCGATGAGCAGCGCGGCGAGTGTCTCCGGCCCCGGCATCAGCGCAAGCCCTGCGTGTAGCGGCGGCCCAGCGCCCCGCCATCGTCGCGGCGGCGCACGGCGGTGGGGGGGCGGGTGAGCACCGTCCACAACTGGCCGCGCAAGCCATCGCGCCGCGCCTGCGAATCCGGCGCAGCGCGCAGCGCGTCAATCGCGGCCAGCACGGCGAGGGGATCGCCGATCCGCGCGGTGTTGGCGCGCACCCAGCGCTCCAGCCCGGCAAGGTCGATCCGGCCCGGCTGCGCCAGCGCGCGCCACGCGGTCGCGGGCACGGCATCGTCGATGGCAAAGGGGGTGAGCTGTGCGCCCTTGCCGACGATCCCCACCCGCTTGCCGGTCAGCCGCCGCGCCATGTCGATCGGTGGCTGCTGCGTTCCAATGCGCGGCAGATAGATGCGGGTCGCCTGCTGGATCTGCTTGATATACTGGAGCGCCTTGTTCTCGAACGGCAGCGCCGCCTCGGGCTTGCCGGTGCGCAGGTTCACCTCCGCCTCCCACATCGCATCGAGCGCGGCCTTCAAGAGCTTGCGGGTGTCGGGATCGAGCAGGGTTGCCGCTTCGCTCTCGTCATGGACGTGGCCATATTCGGCTGTGACATCGCCGATGGCCCCGAACACCGGGGGCTTGCGGTCATTGCTGTGATCGTGCCCGTCGCCGTCGTAATGTTCCGGCTCGGCAGGTTCGTCCTTTTCGGCGATGGGGAGCGGGGGCTTGGGGACTTCCTCCGCCTCCATCCCGACAAACTGGCCATAGCGCAGCCGCAGCAACCGCTGATCGACCCCGATCGCGTCGGAACGCTGCATGAAATCGTCCGCTGACAGGTTTTTGCGCTGTTTTATCAGCGCTTCGGTGTCGATGATCACCTGCCGCTGGCTGCGGAAATAGGCGGGCATCTGCTGCTTGGCCATGAGGTCGAGCCCTTCCGCTTCCATCGCGCGGGGCGAGGGGTAGCGCAGGATCACGCCGGGGCCGCGCACGATCTGCGGCTCGGGGGAACGGGTGTCGGCGATGGTCAGCTGGGCGACCAGATCGCTCCCCGGCACGAGGCCATAGGCGCCAAGCGGCAGATCGATCACGAACCGCCGCCGCCGGGGATCGCCGGTGCCGCGAACGGTGATGCTGCGTTCGGCAAAGCGGACATTCTCCCCCTCGCCGATAGCGGTGGTGAGGGTCAGTCGGGCGATGGCATCGACGGCGTAATCATCGCTCGCCTCGAAGATGATCCGCCAGCTGCGTTGGCCCGGCGTCATCATCACAAGGCCCGAGGCCGGTTCGATCACGCGCACCTGCGGTGGTTCGTCGGCGATGGGTTCGAGCCGGTGTGCGGGCTGTTCGCCGGGCATGGCGGCGGCGGTGATGCGGTAGAGCGCAGGGCTGTCGAGGCGGAGCGCGCCTTGCCAGCCTTCGCTTGTGCGCGCGAGCGGGATCGCCTGACCGCCGATCAGCTGCACCGCCGCAGCGGTGGGGGCGGGGTCAAAGCCCAGCGTCCATTCGATCTGCGATCCGGCAGGCGCGCGGATATCGAGGCTGTCGGCGTAGGAGGGGGCAAGTCCGGTATAGGCGGGCGGCACGATCCTCACCCGCTGGCCGGTCAGGCGCGGCGCTCCTGCCGGGGCGGCGGTGCCCGAGGGGGCAGGGGCGAGCGGGGGCGTGTCGGATTGCTGCGCCTGCCACAGGGCGATCCCTGCGAGCGCCGCCAAGCCAAGCCCCCACGCCAGCGCGATCCGGCGGCGCGGCAAGCGGTCGGCAAGGCTCGCGGGATCGAGCGCGGCGATGCGCGCGGCGATGCGATCGGCCTGCAATTGCTGAAAGGGGGTGAGCGGCCCCTCGCTGAAGGCGAGCGCCGCG
This window contains:
- a CDS encoding efflux RND transporter periplasmic adaptor subunit — translated: MTNMTRFALSGLAALALASCSGEAAQDPRQKGPPEVGYVVMQTSDVPVAVELAGRIAAFEMSEVRPQVTGLIRRRFFTEGALVRAGETLYEIDTRLYRAAAGEAEANLASARANADATRIRAERLKPLAEAQAVSQQEYTDAEAAARQAAAAVRQARAQLQTAQVNLQFTRVPAPISGRIGRSLFTVGALVTGNQAEPLAVIQGVDPVFVDIQQSSADLLSLRRALAQGGAVPASASVSLVLEDGSEYGPRGQVQFSEVMVNASTGTVTLRARFPNPDGLLLPGMFVRARFDQAINRNAIRVPQAALARNARGEASVFVVGADNTAAERKVTVTGTVGSDWVVTAGLKPGDKVIVQGLAKLKPGAPIKPVPASQPQVIAPPKAGATPAGKP
- a CDS encoding carboxypeptidase regulatory-like domain-containing protein produces the protein MPGPETLAALLIGAGALAAAGRLLLARRDWRGGVLALLSLASGALLFLTLFPPLLPVGGETLVVATAETPPGTRAAPGERLVALPEAPVLAGAERVPDLATALRRHGQVQRLRILGRGLPARDLEAGASLPVAFTPLPSPRGLIRLDPPADTPAGAVFALGGEAEGLAGGTAELLDPAGRLVDQRDIGPDGAFTLGSTARAPGLATFTLRLRGNDKAIVSDTPVPLRTLAAPQPLRVLLIGAPSPEAKYLRRWAEDAGFDLASRLDAGAGVDLGGGGARIDPAALREADVVMIDDAALAAIGGGGRAALAQAVNGGLGVVVRMSAPASAATRQNWRALGLVAEGGSEVATVALPPLAAEAEALAFRRGPGSADVPEGLNTFEDPAPELTRFLVRTGATFVPVVADAEGAVLAGWQQRGQGRVLLWTVADSFTLVLAGQADRYEQWWSAALSAVARPEGTFRPSLVPLIAAGERIAICGLAGSPRLINPGGAEVALAIDPAAGPRGCAAAWPEAEGEYTLVQPGEDGAQRFAFLVMPHNAFAAIRARETGEATARWAAAQASPAAQPAPERRGPGWPWLLGWLALTAALWFAERRWRGGALDSASQLWGDPRETA
- a CDS encoding DUF4175 family protein, which produces MSIAQRPDIWLAPARRAAAAEAVLIGSPAVLVLAALGWVLGGAALAAGLLIAGGAALGWLTLQRTARFDESWLVRRLNAREGSLEDSAALAFSEGPLTPFQQLQADRIAARIAALDPASLADRLPRRRIALAWGLGLAALAGIALWQAQQSDTPPLAPAPSGTAAPAGAPRLTGQRVRIVPPAYTGLAPSYADSLDIRAPAGSQIEWTLGFDPAPTAAAVQLIGGQAIPLARTSEGWQGALRLDSPALYRITAAAMPGEQPAHRLEPIADEPPQVRVIEPASGLVMMTPGQRSWRIIFEASDDYAVDAIARLTLTTAIGEGENVRFAERSITVRGTGDPRRRRFVIDLPLGAYGLVPGSDLVAQLTIADTRSPEPQIVRGPGVILRYPSPRAMEAEGLDLMAKQQMPAYFRSQRQVIIDTEALIKQRKNLSADDFMQRSDAIGVDQRLLRLRYGQFVGMEAEEVPKPPLPIAEKDEPAEPEHYDGDGHDHSNDRKPPVFGAIGDVTAEYGHVHDESEAATLLDPDTRKLLKAALDAMWEAEVNLRTGKPEAALPFENKALQYIKQIQQATRIYLPRIGTQQPPIDMARRLTGKRVGIVGKGAQLTPFAIDDAVPATAWRALAQPGRIDLAGLERWVRANTARIGDPLAVLAAIDALRAAPDSQARRDGLRGQLWTVLTRPPTAVRRRDDGGALGRRYTQGLR